The genomic interval TCTCGTAACGGATGAGTATAAATTACATCTGCTTTTGATTTTCTAATAAAAAATTCTATAGAGTTAACTAATTCCTTCGTTAGATAGACCCTTGAGTCTTCATAGTCATCAATCCAAAGTGTTGTAGCGCCTATCGATTTAGCAGAGTTTACTAACTCGTTGGATCTTCTAATTACCTTTCCCGAAGCTCCTCCTCTTGTTACTGTATACATATATACGAAATGACCCTTTTGCGCAACCTTGAGCAATGTACCTCCGCACCCTAGTTCTATATCATCAGGATGTGCACCAATTGCTAGAATATTCATAAAAAAGATAGTTCACTTCTATAATATTTGTGTTAAATTCCTAAAGTATATAGAAAATTATTGTTCAAGTTTTGGATATAAATTAAAGGTAATTCTTGTAATTAAAATGGGATGCAATGTTAGTAATTAAGCTTGAAATTTCAATCAAAAATAGAAAGATTCAAATAGTTTTGAATGGTTGAAAAAATGATGAACAGCATTGCAAGATCAAGTTATGAAAAAATGGATCTTGGAAAAAATAAGTTATGTATAATGTATGTAGATACCAAACTTAATGATTATCAACACTTTTTCGAACCTTTAAAAAATGAATTTGATTTTCTTTATTGCCGATCAATTGTTGAGGCATTTCAAATGATTGACTTACATAAAGTTGATCTGATTCTATTTGATATGATGTCTGCACATCACACCGTAGTGAATGAGTTCTTTAAAAAATTCTCTGACGTGATTCCGATAATAGCTTTGTCAGCCTCTACAGATCCAAAAATAGCATATACTGCGGCTAAATTGAATGCAATAGACTTTATACATAAGGGGCATCAAAACTTTCAGCAAATTTCAATTCATATTCATCGAAACCAAACTGAATGGAAAAAAAATAGGGAAGAAGTCAAAAACATGGTACTACTAAATGATTCAGCTAATCGAAAAGTCATAAAAGACCTGATAAACACAGAACTACCAATCACACAAGGGATTAGCTCAAATCTCATAACCGAGATAAATCTCAATGAAATAGTCAAAAATAGTTATGGTATTCAATCAAGTGACATTATCAATAGAAGTCCCAAAATTATGGAAGTGCTTGCAGATATGAATCTTGTAGATAAGGTATATAAGGAGCAAACTCTGAGCTGTCCGAATTGCAACTCAGTTAATTTATTTGCTCACTACTTTTGCGATAAATGCAAGCATTCACAATTTGTGAAAAGAACCAAAATTAAACACGTGGCATGTAATTGTGTGATGAATAACGCTGCATTTGATCATGATAATTTCATAGTTTGTACAAATTGTATGCAGAGAATTAACAAAAATAGCAATGAATATGAGATTATTTACAACTACGAGTGTATCAATTGTGTTGATCCATTCGTCCTTCCGAGTACAAGTTACAGTTGCAATAATTGTAATTTGGAACATTTTACCTTAAATGAAGGAAAATGGACCAATCTGTTTCAATTTAATCCCAATCTAAAGAACCTAAAAATGGTAAGAAATGCCGTTTGGATGTTTTCTGATTTAGAGAAATATTTGGAAGAACAAGGATTTCAAGTTAATAAACAAGATAAGCTTACGAGTGGAATTTTAGAGCATGCAACCCTTGAGCTTGTAGCTCACAAAGAAAATCAAATTTTATTTTTTACATTTCTAAGCGGTGATATCCAACAAGATATCAAACAAATCTTTGAAGTAGAGCAAGCTTCTAAAAATATTGGAAGGAACAAGATTTTGAAATCATTTGCCATATTTGTACACGAACCTCAAGATGTCACGTTAAAAATTTTAGAAAAGTGTCTTATAATACCGTTGATAGAACGTAAACCACTAGATATTGTACACTATATCAAGACCCATATTTGACAAATACGAACACTTTATATAAATAACCATTTTATAACTTTATTAAAGAACAAAGTATGCTGTATGTATTTATTTTCTTGTGCTCTTTATTTATTATTTTTACTGTGTCTTCGCCCACGTTCGCTAACGGCACTAGCGATGATCTAGGTAACACTTCTACAATCAACAAAACTAGTTTTTATATCTGTCAGGATTATAATGAATATCTACAATGCGATCTGACTAAGAACGAATTCGTAGGTTTTTCAATTGGTTCTACGAGTGAGGAAATTACTCCAATTACGAGAGACCCTAATTATGTTGATGGGGTAAACAGTAAAGCAGTAGAATTTCGGGATAGATATAGAGATTTTATAGAGATATCTAATAACGATGCCTATAAATCTGATGTATTTTCAATTTCTTTCTGGGTTAAAAAAATAGATGCCCCAATTCAATCAGAACCATTCGCCCATGTTGTTTCTCACACTACGTTCAATCAAAGAGAAGGTTGGTTTTTTAATACAAATAGTGCACAAGAACAAGCTATTCGTTTTGGCTTGACTACAAATACTGGTAATGAGCCCATAATGTCTAAGCCTCTTCAAATTTCAAATTCCTCATTTACCAATATTGCGGCTACTTTTAATGGCTCAGAAATACAGCTATACCGTAATGGAAGTCTCTTTGATAGCATCGTTTATAACGGAACATATGCTCCAACTCAAAATCTTCCAGTTCATATCGCCATTGCATCATTTTGTTCAGAGTGCAATAAATTTCAGGGAGTTGTAGATGATGTTCGTTTTTACAACCGTTCACTTACTTCTACGGAGGTAAGTCAACTTTATATCAACAATAACAACTACACTTTTAACGGCAATGAATCACTGCCAATTTCGAGTGAACTTGTCGGGCATTGGACATTTGATAGCACCTTAAATGATTCGTCAATTAATGAAAACAATGGACAAATGTTGACAATGGTTTCTAGTATGGCGTCTTCTCCAGATGGACGAATATTCATATCTGAAAAAAATACTGGAAATATAAGAATACTTCAGAATGATACTTTGTTGGAAAGACCATTTGCTGTAATTAATGACTCAAATGTTAATTGGGAGACAGGATTATTGGGGTTGGCAATAGACCCTGAGTTCGAAAGTAACCACTTTGTATATTTATACTACTCCTCCACTGATATTGATGATGATCCAATCAATCGAGTTGTAAGATTTACAGAAAAAGACAACCAAGCTTATAATATGACCGTTATCTTGGATAATATCCCTTCCTCAAGAGCATTTCATGCTGGAGGAGCGTTAGCATTTGGAAGTGATAGTCTCTTGTACATTGGTGTAGGGGATTCAAGAAACCCGAATGCGCCTCAAAATGAGTCAAGCTGGGCTGGAAAGATACTCCGAATTAATAAGGATGGCACAATACCAAGAGATAATCCATTTCCTTATTCTCCTGTATATACCATGGGACATCGAAATATTTTTGGGATTGCGTTTAATGAAAAAGCTGGAATTGGGATCTTTACTGAAAATGGTGATAAATTATATGATGAAGTTAACATTATCAAGGAGGGAGGAAACTATGGTTTTCCTACCATCCAACTTGAGAATCAGCATTGGAAGGTATCAAATACTACAATTGATATAAAACCCCTACGTGCTTTTCATAATACAATAGCTCCTACGCAAGCAATTTATTATGCCAGCGATCACTTTCCATATCTTAAGGATACCTTTCTCTTTGGTACCTATACAGGGGACATATATAGTATTGAAATTAATAATAAAACTAGAGAATTAAGCTCTGAGATAAATCCCCATAATGACCCTGAATCTATAGTTTTTGAACAACATGTTCAGTTAGAAAACTATCCCTTTGAATCTGTCGTAGGATTAACTCAGACTCCAAATGGTGACATTTACTATGGCGGTTATCATGTTCACAAACTAATTTCGATTGATGTAGACAACCCTCAACCGATCCTATTTCCGTTACGATTGGAATATCCTGATAGGATCATCGTAGATGATGTGTTTGCAGAAATTCAAAAGTACGTAATTGTGGATATACAAAACACAGACACTCAAAAACAAAATGACGCCCAACTCAATGTGAGCAATTCTTTTTCACAGCTCAAAATCAAAATACCAAAGACCCTTTTGAGCCAAGTTGGAAACATAAATACTACTGTGGTATCATCCACCGGTGATGAGAGTACGTATAATATTAGAGATTATATTTTAGAGGCAACATCTCCAAGAGACAATGAATTATCTATCCCTATACCTAACAATAGTACAACTGTTACTATAAGAATAGATGGTCAGAATCTTTAAGGACTGATTCCCTTTACCATCATCGTATTAACAAACGATAGGGATGACGCTAACCATTTAGGTTTACATTTTATCAACATACCAAAATTTGTATAATAATCATTTTTAGTTAAGCATGGCAGTTCAGTACCATAAAGTATAACAATTTTTTCTTTGATTGCTTTTGATATCATTTCCAGTCAAACCTTCATTCGTTGTACAAAAAATTTAAGTTGAAAAGAATATTCAAGTTCAAATTCTTTTTTTTATGATACCTCAGACTAGCTGGACATTTTTACATAGACTAATAGTAAACGATATGATTTGTTCAAAAAAAAGTTATTTGGCTGTAATAGCCATATTGTTGTATAGGACGTAGGCATCCTCAGAATACATTGCTATTGAACCCTTGGCCAATTTTGGAGACATTGTAGTATCTATGTAATCTATAGCCAAAGCGCCGTTGATAAATACCTTGATGTGATTACCAACCATATCGATCTTTATATGGTTCCAAGTGTTTAAGGTCATCTTTGGAGTGGATTTTGTCTTTAGAAATTTTTGGCCGTCTACAGGGTTTGTACAGGTATCACAATCTTTCTTTCCAAGTTCGATTCCGTTTGGCTTGAACAGCAGTGAATAATGATGGAATTTGTCAACATACCTAAAGTCTATCCAACCGACTTCCCACTTATTTGGAGGAGAGTTCTTTCGCAATTGTTTTACCGTATTGATGTCAACATCCATTGTAAAATTGCAAAATTGGTCTACAGACTTTACCAATGCAGCATGAGTTTCAGATGGACTGGTGGATACTTTTGGACTCAAATAAAATACTGTTCTCCAGTCAACTTTTTTGACTCCAGTAGATCCATAACCAGAGTATTGATTCTTCCACTCCCCATTGGGTGAGGTTTTACCTTCGCCCAAAAAGTATGTGCTATCAAAATTATCATATAGATTGGTATTGCATGAAGGGTCAGTGGTTGCAGCCATCTGAGCCGATTGAGACTCTGACTCATCACTACTTTGAGTATTATCCTTAGAATTCATATCGATTTGAGGTACTTCAAATGGCATTAGATTGTCAAATTGCTTTTGAATGTTGTCATAAATTGTAGAAGATATACTTGAATACGCAGTGTTGTAAGGTTGAGTTCCCAAAATTGGAGCTAACACTAGCATTGCTGCCAAGAATCCCGCCGAATTGATTAACATGAAGCGCTTGTAATTCCGTTTTTTTTGATTAAACAATTGCTATAGCTATGATATTGATCGCATTTAGAAGAAACCCATCTATTCACAATAATATAAAACTCTAAACAGATTTCATAATCTTGTTCAGTAACTTAAAAGCGACTTTACTTTTATTCTTTCTGAGTTTAATTCAATCACCAATATTTGGAAATTATTGTTGAATTTTAACTGTTCAAATATCTTTTATTTTTTCTATATGTATTTGATAATTCAAAATAAAATATTTAAGAGCTTCTTAAATTTTATTTAGGAGATACATCCATGTTGTTGTACAAGACGTAGGCATCCTCAGAATACATTGCAACTGACCCAGAGGCCATTTCTGGAGACATTTCGGTATCAACATAGTCAATCTCCAATTCTCCATTGATATATACCATAATGTGATTACCAACCATTTCGATCTTTATATGGTTCCAAGTATTTAGATCCATTTTTGGAGTGGATTTTGTCTCTAAGAAATTTTGGCCGTCTACAGGGTTTGTGCAACTTTCACAATCTTTCTTTCCAAGTTCGATTCCGTTTGGCTTGAACAACAGTGAATAATGATGGAATTTGTCAACATACCTAAAGTCTATCCAACCTACTTCCCATACATTTGGAGGAGAGTTTAATCGCAATTGTTTTACGGTATTTATGTCAAACTCCATTACAAAATCACAAAACTTGTCTGTAGATTTTACCAATGCAGCATGAGTATGTGTATCATAAGGAGTTGATGATGCATTAGGCTTGAGATAAAATACTGATCTGCCGTCTATTTCTTCAACTCCTGTTGATCCGTATCCAGAGTAAACATTTTCCCATTCTCCATTTGGTGATGTCTGTCCATCTTCCAGATAGTATGGGGTATCAAAATTATCATACAAGTGCACATCGCAAGTATTGTCAGTATTGGGAGTAGCTTTTACTTCAAAAATCATAAATGGTGCAATAACAAACATCGAAATGAAACAATAAGTAATAAAACATGTAACAAAGATAGATGATCTTAGGTTCATCCTTTTCATAAACTCTAATAATAAATTAAAATATCCTTAATATTAAAGTATAACCGTTCAAGTTAAATTTTAATATTCTAGTACCATTTTAAATAAAATAATCTTTTTTGAATATTGCAATATATTTATAACCAATAAGATATGATCTCTCATTAAGAATGAAAGAAAAATGTGGTTTGGCTTTCAATTTAGGGACAAGAAAATCTCTTTTGACTTTTACGGTCTATCTAGTTGGTGCTACTCTATTTTTTAGCAATACTGGTATTGTATATTCTATAGAGCAGAATTCTATTTCGGGTATTGGTTATGGAAATAACGGCGATCGTTTCGGATCTTTTATATCATGTTCTGGGACGGATTCAGTCCAATATTTTGAGGGATCAGCTATTCATTTCGAAACATTACCTATTGATAATTCTGCTTTAGGAAAAAATTCTGAGACCTCCTTAGGAACATGGACAATTGATTTTGTAGGGGATAACTCTCAAAGTCCCACAAGGATAAGTGGGGATATAAGTGAATCGATGGTGGAAAATAATACTTACACGCTTGTAGGTAAAGAAACCTTTGATAATGTATGCAATGACATGGGGAATACTATTACGTTGAAGGGAGAGTGTGGAGAAAATACAAGGATATGGTTTTCAGATTCAAATGACGCAAAAGTCGGATCGCTAGCACCCCCCAACGGTGACATGTTGTATTACTTGACAGGCTCAAAAGTAGATTGCGTTTAGATAATTTTCAATAATTTTTTGATGAAATGTCTTGGTGATACCATCTTAGATTCAATCTAAAAAATAGATGAAGAATATGGTATCCATTTAGTCATTATCCAGTCAATTTTGTCAATATTGTTATGGGTTCTTAATTTTTATCTTTATATTGCGGATATACAGACAAGAGTATGTCATCTAAGAACTCTATGAATTTTTCATTGTCAATTATGTGTTGAGAATAAAGACCCATGTGTATCACTTTTCCCTTCCCAAAATCCAAATCGTATGTTGCAACAGTTGCACCCAAATAAGGACTATTTTCTGGTATGGTGGCGTTATAGTCGAGTATAATGTTTACGTCTGGATTATTTACAAAATTTTCCTCAAAGTGAGTGTAATTAAAAGGGTTATTACCAAATGTAACATTTGCACTTAGTGTAGTCCTGAGATAATTACTGCCAATCCACTCACTGTTTTCGTTAAACCATCTCTCAAAGGGGCCTCTTTCTGCATACTCTCCATTGAACTTCCAGCCATGACCTTCTACCAAGGTTATAGTATTGTTAAATTGATCGTATGTTACTTCAGCATACATATTATTTCCGTCCAAAAACAGAACTGTTCCACCATTTCTTACAAAGTTCTTGACATCATCATACATTTTTTGCGTAATATATTCTTCATGGAAAAATATCAACAAATCATACGCATTTTTATTTTTAGCATCTGCATCAAAAATGTATCCTTTGTGGATGTCTTGGTCTTTTATGACAGTCACATTAGCGCCGGGCATCAAATCCTGCTTGATATGTTTATAGAGTGTGATTATAGGAGCGTTATCTTTATTGATGTCCGAAAAATCTTGCATGTTTTCATCGTAATTGTAAGATTCATTCAGTAAGGGAAAGGGCGGACTAAACATGTTTGGAGTAAACAAGCTTAAATTAGAATATACCTTCTCACCTGCCTGCACTGACTTTTGAAGAGCATAGAATGTGTAGAAGCCATCACTACTATAGGCAGTTTCGGTGAAAACGGGATTGACTAGTGCAATTCTAATTGGTAGCGAACTATTTACATTTGACTCGTTATTATGATTTAATATAAAAGGAACATGGACTATAACGCCATCATAATCATCATTTCCGGCCGAGTCCTCTGCATGAGCAAGGATTCGATAAACTCCGGGTTTATCTACCTGCAGGGGAACTGACCATTTTAAATATCCTGAATAATCTTTATTACTATCAGAAGTATTGTTTGTCATGTTATCAAAAAGTTTGGCATATGTCATAGAATCGTTTATTCGTTGTAGATTAGCAGGGATATAGTCAAATTGTCCATCAAAGGGATATCCGTGAATGAGGACCTCTACATTTTCAACATTTAAGTCACTATCAAATACTGAACCATTAACAATAATTTCGTTGGAGGGGATGGTGGATCCTCTAAATGGATCTATTATAGTAACATTAGGTACCATTTCGCCATTTACTATTGAAATGTACTGCGAAGAACTAAACAAGTATGAAGAGAAGAATACAAAAAGAACGACCCCCACAATATTAAAATATAACATATCTAGAAATTCTCCATTCCATATATTAGAATAACGTCAATTTTCAATAAGGATAACCATACCAAAGGATATCCATCTATATCAATCATTTTTGACCATAACCTAAATTCTTGAATTCTAATACCCGTGATATGATAGATTTATCGTTTGACATATAACATACATCTAAACTGATAATCATGTTCCGTTTAATAGGGTCTGCTTTGGGATTACGACTGTGGTAGTAGGGATGGAATCGTTATCACCCGTTTCACCATGTATTGGTATTTCATTTGAAGTTGTATTCCCCTTTGTCTCTGTGTAAATCGCCACATTCGACAACTGGATTATTTTTGAAGATACCGGAAGCACTACCATGTTATTAGTTTTAGCCTCATAACTTTCTTGAACCCCCCCTGTTGAAGAGGGAGGAATAGTAACGCTATAATTTTGAACCACGATAGAATTGGGGCTAGTGGTTAGTTGTGAGAACGTGTACGGCGAATGAACTCCAATGAAATAAAACAAAAACGTCATCATGACAAACAAAAGTACATTGAAACTCAAGTTTGGTAAAAATTCTGTTTTCTTCAAAGTCATCAACTAAGCCTGTTGATATTTTTCCCATTTTTGTCAATGTAGTAGATACTTCCTGATGAATCCACATCTATAGTGGCCGGCTCATTGGGTAATGACCATTCAGTAAATTGTTCATTGGATGGATCGAGTCTCCCGATTTTGTTTGCATCTGCTTCCACAAAGTAGACGTTTCTAGTAGAAGTGTCAAAATCTATAGCAACAGGTGAGCTAGAATTAGTAGGAATTTCCCATTCTGTAATTGTATTTGTGGATAGATCGAGTCTCCCGATTTTGTTTGCATCTGCTTCCACAAAGTACACTTCATCACCCCCAGAACCCATTGTTAAATCTGTCAAGTTTGCTCCGCTTGTTCCTATCTCCCATTCTGTAATTGTATTTGTGGATAGATCGAGTCTCCCGATTTTGTTTGCATCTGCTTCCACAAAATACACTTCTTCATTGTTTGAATTTTTGGTTATGGCAACAGGTGAGCTAGAATTAGTAGGAATTTCCCATTCTGT from Candidatus Nitrosocosmicus hydrocola carries:
- a CDS encoding response regulator, with amino-acid sequence MMNSIARSSYEKMDLGKNKLCIMYVDTKLNDYQHFFEPLKNEFDFLYCRSIVEAFQMIDLHKVDLILFDMMSAHHTVVNEFFKKFSDVIPIIALSASTDPKIAYTAAKLNAIDFIHKGHQNFQQISIHIHRNQTEWKKNREEVKNMVLLNDSANRKVIKDLINTELPITQGISSNLITEINLNEIVKNSYGIQSSDIINRSPKIMEVLADMNLVDKVYKEQTLSCPNCNSVNLFAHYFCDKCKHSQFVKRTKIKHVACNCVMNNAAFDHDNFIVCTNCMQRINKNSNEYEIIYNYECINCVDPFVLPSTSYSCNNCNLEHFTLNEGKWTNLFQFNPNLKNLKMVRNAVWMFSDLEKYLEEQGFQVNKQDKLTSGILEHATLELVAHKENQILFFTFLSGDIQQDIKQIFEVEQASKNIGRNKILKSFAIFVHEPQDVTLKILEKCLIIPLIERKPLDIVHYIKTHI
- a CDS encoding PQQ-dependent sugar dehydrogenase; protein product: MSSPTFANGTSDDLGNTSTINKTSFYICQDYNEYLQCDLTKNEFVGFSIGSTSEEITPITRDPNYVDGVNSKAVEFRDRYRDFIEISNNDAYKSDVFSISFWVKKIDAPIQSEPFAHVVSHTTFNQREGWFFNTNSAQEQAIRFGLTTNTGNEPIMSKPLQISNSSFTNIAATFNGSEIQLYRNGSLFDSIVYNGTYAPTQNLPVHIAIASFCSECNKFQGVVDDVRFYNRSLTSTEVSQLYINNNNYTFNGNESLPISSELVGHWTFDSTLNDSSINENNGQMLTMVSSMASSPDGRIFISEKNTGNIRILQNDTLLERPFAVINDSNVNWETGLLGLAIDPEFESNHFVYLYYSSTDIDDDPINRVVRFTEKDNQAYNMTVILDNIPSSRAFHAGGALAFGSDSLLYIGVGDSRNPNAPQNESSWAGKILRINKDGTIPRDNPFPYSPVYTMGHRNIFGIAFNEKAGIGIFTENGDKLYDEVNIIKEGGNYGFPTIQLENQHWKVSNTTIDIKPLRAFHNTIAPTQAIYYASDHFPYLKDTFLFGTYTGDIYSIEINNKTRELSSEINPHNDPESIVFEQHVQLENYPFESVVGLTQTPNGDIYYGGYHVHKLISIDVDNPQPILFPLRLEYPDRIIVDDVFAEIQKYVIVDIQNTDTQKQNDAQLNVSNSFSQLKIKIPKTLLSQVGNINTTVVSSTGDESTYNIRDYILEATSPRDNELSIPIPNNSTTVTIRIDGQNL
- a CDS encoding family 16 glycoside hydrolase, with amino-acid sequence MLINSAGFLAAMLVLAPILGTQPYNTAYSSISSTIYDNIQKQFDNLMPFEVPQIDMNSKDNTQSSDESESQSAQMAATTDPSCNTNLYDNFDSTYFLGEGKTSPNGEWKNQYSGYGSTGVKKVDWRTVFYLSPKVSTSPSETHAALVKSVDQFCNFTMDVDINTVKQLRKNSPPNKWEVGWIDFRYVDKFHHYSLLFKPNGIELGKKDCDTCTNPVDGQKFLKTKSTPKMTLNTWNHIKIDMVGNHIKVFINGALAIDYIDTTMSPKLAKGSIAMYSEDAYVLYNNMAITAK
- a CDS encoding family 16 glycoside hydrolase, whose protein sequence is MIFEVKATPNTDNTCDVHLYDNFDTPYYLEDGQTSPNGEWENVYSGYGSTGVEEIDGRSVFYLKPNASSTPYDTHTHAALVKSTDKFCDFVMEFDINTVKQLRLNSPPNVWEVGWIDFRYVDKFHHYSLLFKPNGIELGKKDCESCTNPVDGQNFLETKSTPKMDLNTWNHIKIEMVGNHIMVYINGELEIDYVDTEMSPEMASGSVAMYSEDAYVLYNNMDVSPK
- a CDS encoding N,N-dimethylformamidase beta subunit family domain-containing protein; its protein translation is MLYFNIVGVVLFVFFSSYLFSSSQYISIVNGEMVPNVTIIDPFRGSTIPSNEIIVNGSVFDSDLNVENVEVLIHGYPFDGQFDYIPANLQRINDSMTYAKLFDNMTNNTSDSNKDYSGYLKWSVPLQVDKPGVYRILAHAEDSAGNDDYDGVIVHVPFILNHNNESNVNSSLPIRIALVNPVFTETAYSSDGFYTFYALQKSVQAGEKVYSNLSLFTPNMFSPPFPLLNESYNYDENMQDFSDINKDNAPIITLYKHIKQDLMPGANVTVIKDQDIHKGYIFDADAKNKNAYDLLIFFHEEYITQKMYDDVKNFVRNGGTVLFLDGNNMYAEVTYDQFNNTITLVEGHGWKFNGEYAERGPFERWFNENSEWIGSNYLRTTLSANVTFGNNPFNYTHFEENFVNNPDVNIILDYNATIPENSPYLGATVATYDLDFGKGKVIHMGLYSQHIIDNEKFIEFLDDILLSVYPQYKDKN
- a CDS encoding virginiamycin B lyase family protein → MKILITLLGLTFLFSSCILGAFAIPSDQNSTMLKSWNLSSPNVENDNSFAISSTFAGGNVYFVDANSNKIGRLVPSTNTITQWEIPTNSSSPVAIDVDTSTRNVYFVEADANKIGRFVPSTNTITEWEIPTNSSSPVAIDVDNSDGNAYFVEADANKIGRLDPSTNTITEWEIPTNSSSPVAITKNSNNEEVYFVEADANKIGRLDLSTNTITEWEIGTSGANLTDLTMGSGGDEVYFVEADANKIGRLDLSTNTITEWEIPTNSSSPVAIDFDTSTRNVYFVEADANKIGRLDPSNEQFTEWSLPNEPATIDVDSSGSIYYIDKNGKNINRLS